A single genomic interval of Juglans regia cultivar Chandler chromosome 1, Walnut 2.0, whole genome shotgun sequence harbors:
- the LOC108990939 gene encoding uncharacterized protein LOC108990939, with amino-acid sequence MWQRFGPIGLRLQHDKRFMDNVKSVLTTSSEADFTLMFVLCWGMWYRRNKLKMESENITPYASTNMAISLYKSFSILKVSNAANGKNLCRWKSPPSDFLKLNVDGAVVTEYKKAGIGMVLCDSNGKVVMAATIFEPAVNEPSTFELLIVFRGLQMCLPLGIPKLIVESDYLLIGFYFFFFLHHQK; translated from the coding sequence ATGTGGCAGCGGTTTGGTCCAATAGGTTTAAGGCTCCAACATGATAAAAGATTTATGGATAATGTGAAAAGTGTGTTAACTACTAGCAGTGAAGCAGATTTTACCCTCATGTTTGTACTGTGTTGGGGCATGTGGTATCGAAGGAATAAGTTGAAGATGGAAAGTGAGAACATCACTCCCTATGCATCAACAAATATGGCTATTTCTTTGTACAAATCTTTCTCAATTTTAAAGGTTTCTAATGCTGCAAATGGGAAGAACCTATGCAGGTGGAAATCACCTCCTTCTGATTTTCTGAAGCTCAATGTTGATGGGGCGGTCGTCACAGAGTATAAAAAGGCTGGAATTGGAATGGTTTTATGTGATAGCAATGGCAAGGTGGTGATGGCAGCAACTATCTTTGAACCTGCAGTGAATGAACCATCTACCTTTGAGTTACTTATTGTATTTCGGGGATTGCAAATGTGCCTTCCATTGGGCATCCCTAAATTAATTGTTGAGTCTGACTATTTGCTGATTGggttctacttttttttttttttgcatcatCAAAAGTGA